The window ACGACCGACACGACTTACTTCAGCAACACGTGTACGTACTAACGTACCACCGTTGGTGATCATCATGAACTCATCGCCGTCTTCAGCTTGAACTGCACCAACAACGCTACCGTTACGATCAGAAACCTTAATTGATACAACACCTTGTGTTGCACGGCTCTTCGCTGGGTATTCTGTAAGTGCTGTACGCTTACCGTAACCATTTTCAGTTACTGTTAGTACGTCACCTTCGTTGTGTGGGACAATCAGTGATACAACTTTATCACCTGCGGCAAGCTTCATACCACGGACACCCGCAGCAGTTCGGCCCATTCCGCGAACACCACCTTTACCATTCTCATCGGCGCTTTCGTAGAAGCGAACAACTTTACCGAATTTAGAGAACAGCATGATGTCATCGGTGCTGTTAGTAATATCAACACCAATCAGTGAATCGCCGTCACGCAGATTCACCGCAATGATACCAGCGCTACGAGGGCGGCTGAAATCAGTCAAAGGTGTCTTCTTCACAGTACCGTCAGCGGTTGCCATGAATACATACTTATCTGCTTCATACTCACGTACAGGCAGAATCGCAGTAATACGTTCACCTTCTTCCAGTGGAAGAATGTTCACGATTGGCTTACCACGAGCAGTACGGCTCGCTAATGGTAGCTGGTAAACTTTCAGCCAGTACATACGACCACGGCTTGAGAAGCACAAAATAGTATCGTGTGTATTAGCGACTAGCAGACGCTCGATGAAATCTTCATCTTTCATGCGCGTTGCTATCTTACCTTTACCACCACGACGTTGAGCTTCATAGTCGCTCAAAATCTGGTACTTAACGTAACCTTCGTGAGACAAGGTCACGACAACATCTTCTTGAGTAATCAGATCTTCAAGATCGATGTCATGGCTTGCTGCTGTAATTTCAGTACGACGTTCATCGTTAAACTGTTCTTTAACTGCATGAAGCTCATCGCGAATCACTTCCATTAGGCGCTCAGGGCTACCTAAAATAAGAAGTAGTTCTTCGATAACATCAAGAAGGCCTTTATATTCTTCAAGGATCTTCTCGTGCTCAAGACCTGTTAAACGGTGTAAACGTAGCTCAAGGATTGCTTGTGCTTGTGGTTCAGTTAAGAAGTACTGACCACCATGAATACCATATTGTGGTTCTAACCACTCAGGGCGGGCTGCGTCAACACCTCCACGTTCAAGCATTGCAGCAACATCACCTAGCTGCCACGGACTAGCTAGTAGCCCTTCACGTGCAACTTGTGGTGTTGGTGCGCTTTTAATTAATTCAATGATTGCATCGATATTAACCAAAGCAATAGCAAGACCTTCAAGAAGGTGTGCTCGCTCTCGTGCTTTACGTAATTCGAAAATAGTACGACGCGTCACCACTTCACGGCGGTGATTGACGAAGCACTTCAACATTTCTTTAAGGCCGAACAGCTTAGGCTGGCCATGGTCAAGTGCAACCATGTTAATACCAAATGTTGTTTGCAGCTGAGTTTGCGAGTAAAGGTTATTCAGAATAACTTCACCTACCGCATCACGCTTACATTCAACAACAATACGCATGCCATCTTTATCAGATTCATCACGTAATGCGCTAATGCCTTCAACTTTCTTATCTTTAACTAGCTCTGCAATCTTTTCGATTAAGCGTGCTTTGTTAACCTGATATGGAATCTCAGTGACAATAATGGTTTCTCGACCATTCTTCTCTACTTCGATATTCGCTTTGGCACGCATGTAAACTTTGCCGCGACCAGTATGATAAGCATCAATGATACCTTTACGGCCATTGATCAAAGCTGCAGTTGGGAAGTCTGGTCCAGGAATATAATCCATTAGCTGTTCGACAGTGATATCTTCATTATCGATAAAAGCTAAACAACCATTGATCACTTCGCCTAGGTTATGAGGCGGTATGTTTGTTGCCATACCCACCGCGATACCCGATGAACCGTTAACTAAAAGGTTTGGAACCCTAGTTGGCATAACCACAGGAATGAATTCTGTTCCATCGTAGTTAGGTACATAATCAACGGTTTCCTTGTCAAGATCAGCCAACAATTCGTGGGCGATTTTTGACATACGGATCTCGGTGTAACGCATTGCCGCCGCTGAATCACCATCGACAGAACCAAAGTTACCTTGGCCGTCAACAAGCATGTAGCGTAGCGAGAATGGTTGCGCCATACGTACGATAGTATCGTATACAGCACTATCACCATGCGGGTGATATTTACCGATTACGTCACCAACCACACGGGCAGATTTTTTGTAAGCTTTATTCCAGTCATTGCCTAGCACATTCATCGCGAATAATACGCGACGGTGCACTGGCTTTAGGCCATCACGCACATCCGGAAGAGCACGACCCACGATAACTGACATCGCGTAGTCGAGATACGAGCTTTTCAGCTCATCTTCAATGTTAACGGGCGTGATCTCTTTTGCAAGATCGCTCATTGAGCCAATATCCCTCAGGTAATTTCTGTCGTATTTTTAATACGTGCAAGGTGCGAGAATATAGCATAATTCACACTTAATAGGCACACATTTCACGACGTATGTTGTGAGTAATTTAGCGTATTTAGAAAAAATCAGAAACTATGTGAGTAACATCTGAATGTATTTTCTTTTGAATGATTAATTATCAACCAACCCATCACTTTCTAATTACGTCTACTGCCACTTTTTAATTAAGTTGTAAGCAATTGTAAAAAAACAACCCGCCCCGCTTTTAATACATATTCATCGTCAAGCTGACTGCATGCTGAATAGAAAAGTGATCGTTATCAATTTTCATAAACCAGCACCGAGTAGTATCACTTCTGTACTAAGGAAAACAACATGCATATTAGGCAATAACCGTAATTGACTTAAAAAGTGAGGTCGTTATGTTAGGCACAGTAATCAATACCATCGGACTTTGTATCATTGGTGGAAAATACATTCTTATACTTATTTTGGCAGCACTAACCCTTTCTTCTGGTTCTATCAGCCCTGAATTTTTAACATTCAATATCACTGGTACATCTGAATAATTTAACGCCAAGAAGTAATAGTAAGATATATCCGATAAATATCATATTAAGCAGTGATACCGTCATTTTCACTGCTTTTAGTCCCTCTTTTCCTTTTCTTTTTCACTTCCCATACTCTGCTCATTCAGTGCTATCAATTCATGGTTTATACCCAAGTCATAGTTTATAATCCGCCTATCAATTAAGGAAAATGGCGATAAGAATGACCAAGCAGTTAAATGTCGATCCGGCAGAAATCAGTAAATTTGAAGATATGGCGTCACGTTGGTGGGATTTAGAGGGGGAATTTAAACCTTTGCACCAAATCAACCCCCTACGCCTTAACTATGTGACTGACCACGCTGGCGGGCTGTTTGGTAAAAAAATTCTTGATGTGGGTTGTGGTGGCGGCATTCTTGCTGAAAGCATGGCAATTGAAGGCGCAGATGTTACTGGCCTTGATATGGGTAAAGAACCTTTAACGGTTGCACGCCTTCATGCATTAGAAACTGGTGCAAAATTAGACTACGTACTACGTACAGCTGAAGAGCAAGCAGAGTTACATCCAGAAACGTACGACATTGTAACTTGTATGGAAATGCTTGAACACGTTCCCAATCCTGCATCTGTTATTGCGGCATGCGCCAAAATGGTGAAACCTAACGGGCATGTTTTCTTCTCTACCTTAAACCGCAATGCTAAATCGTATTTATTTGCGATTGTCGGTGCTGAACAATTATTGAAACTGGTGCCAAAGGGTACTCACGACCACAAGAAATTCATTCGCCCTTCTGAACTTATCGCAATGATTGATCAAACGCCTTTGCAAGATCGTCATATCACAGGGTTACATTATAACCCGCTGACTGATAACTATTGGTTAGGCAAAAGTGTTGAGGTGAATTACATCGTTCACACCGTGAAACTATAAATTACAAAAACGTAATGTGTAAAAATTGAAATAAAGGACGCTGAGGCGTCTTTTATTGTATCTACATACAATATCTTACTCTGGAAATACTCCCTGCATCACAAATTACTTTTCAGTTTTAGCCGTTCAACAGGCTACAAGTAGTTCTACTTATTAAAATGGCAACTTGGGTATATGCTTCCTATACCCAAGCTACCTCAAGATGCAGGATTCAGAGTGACTCAGCGTGTTTAATTCAAGGAAAATGTGTGTAGGAATGGCATTCCCTTTCAAACACATTTGACACAGAAGTAGATACGCTAAATCACTCCCGAAGGGCGAGTTTTGTTGGGCTCTATGCGGTGTTACTTATTTTCAACGTAGAACGACTAGGTCTATAAATAAGTGCCTTGCCTAGTGCCCAACAAATTCTCGCTGAAACGAGCATCTTGAGGTAACTTGGGTATATAGCTTCTAAACCTTTGTTATAGGGATATACAGATATGTCGAAGACGATAAAAGCCGTTTTATTTGACCTTGATGGTACATTATTAGATACCGCACCCGATATGGCCGATGCCGCTAACCGAGTGCTAGCCGATCACGGGCATGGGCCGCTTAATAACCAACAAATAAAAGCAAATACTAGCTATGGTGCAAAAGGATTATTAAGTGCTGGTTTTGGTGGGATCCCGCAGCATTTAGATATGGTTCATTTACGCCAAGCTTTTCTAGATTATTATGAAGAAAAAATTTGTGTTGGCACCTCACTTTATGACGGCATAAAACCATTACTCGCCTATTTAGAGCAACACAATATACCTTGGGGCATAATGACGAATAAGCCAGGCTTCCTAACTGACCTGTTGTTACCTTTCTTTCCTGAACTCATGAAAGCGCAGGTTGTAGTTTGTGGAGATACTCTCGAAGTGGCAAAACCCCATCCTGAACCTCTACTTTATGCCAGCAAATTACTTAATATTGATCATCTTGCTTGTGCCTATATCGGCGATATTGAAAAAGATATGATTGCAGCACAAGCTGCAAAAATGCACGCCTATGTCGCTGGTTGGGGGTATATTGGAACAGAGCACGCCCCGTGCCAATGGAATGCACACGATATTCTCAATTCCCCCTATTCTTTGATCACCACACTAGAGAACCAAAAACAGCTCAATTGAATCATTTATTAACCAAGATTTTGACGCTAAGCGCCCTGTGCTAAAACAACTAAAAATCAAGATAAATATATTTTAATTTTATAAAAAATCACCTGATCTTTTGTTGCAATTCTC is drawn from Photobacterium profundum SS9 and contains these coding sequences:
- the gyrA gene encoding DNA topoisomerase (ATP-hydrolyzing) subunit A; translation: MSDLAKEITPVNIEDELKSSYLDYAMSVIVGRALPDVRDGLKPVHRRVLFAMNVLGNDWNKAYKKSARVVGDVIGKYHPHGDSAVYDTIVRMAQPFSLRYMLVDGQGNFGSVDGDSAAAMRYTEIRMSKIAHELLADLDKETVDYVPNYDGTEFIPVVMPTRVPNLLVNGSSGIAVGMATNIPPHNLGEVINGCLAFIDNEDITVEQLMDYIPGPDFPTAALINGRKGIIDAYHTGRGKVYMRAKANIEVEKNGRETIIVTEIPYQVNKARLIEKIAELVKDKKVEGISALRDESDKDGMRIVVECKRDAVGEVILNNLYSQTQLQTTFGINMVALDHGQPKLFGLKEMLKCFVNHRREVVTRRTIFELRKARERAHLLEGLAIALVNIDAIIELIKSAPTPQVAREGLLASPWQLGDVAAMLERGGVDAARPEWLEPQYGIHGGQYFLTEPQAQAILELRLHRLTGLEHEKILEEYKGLLDVIEELLLILGSPERLMEVIRDELHAVKEQFNDERRTEITAASHDIDLEDLITQEDVVVTLSHEGYVKYQILSDYEAQRRGGKGKIATRMKDEDFIERLLVANTHDTILCFSSRGRMYWLKVYQLPLASRTARGKPIVNILPLEEGERITAILPVREYEADKYVFMATADGTVKKTPLTDFSRPRSAGIIAVNLRDGDSLIGVDITNSTDDIMLFSKFGKVVRFYESADENGKGGVRGMGRTAAGVRGMKLAAGDKVVSLIVPHNEGDVLTVTENGYGKRTALTEYPAKSRATQGVVSIKVSDRNGSVVGAVQAEDGDEFMMITNGGTLVRTRVAEVSRVGRNTQGVTLIRTADKELVVGLQRIDELEVVELEEDAIVDGDVEVAVDGEQVVDTDAAQQPEADSEQGESTDEE
- the ubiG gene encoding bifunctional 2-polyprenyl-6-hydroxyphenol methylase/3-demethylubiquinol 3-O-methyltransferase UbiG codes for the protein MTKQLNVDPAEISKFEDMASRWWDLEGEFKPLHQINPLRLNYVTDHAGGLFGKKILDVGCGGGILAESMAIEGADVTGLDMGKEPLTVARLHALETGAKLDYVLRTAEEQAELHPETYDIVTCMEMLEHVPNPASVIAACAKMVKPNGHVFFSTLNRNAKSYLFAIVGAEQLLKLVPKGTHDHKKFIRPSELIAMIDQTPLQDRHITGLHYNPLTDNYWLGKSVEVNYIVHTVKL
- a CDS encoding HAD family hydrolase, producing MSKTIKAVLFDLDGTLLDTAPDMADAANRVLADHGHGPLNNQQIKANTSYGAKGLLSAGFGGIPQHLDMVHLRQAFLDYYEEKICVGTSLYDGIKPLLAYLEQHNIPWGIMTNKPGFLTDLLLPFFPELMKAQVVVCGDTLEVAKPHPEPLLYASKLLNIDHLACAYIGDIEKDMIAAQAAKMHAYVAGWGYIGTEHAPCQWNAHDILNSPYSLITTLENQKQLN